The genomic interval TGGCCAGCCTTTGTGCCAGTGCATGACCCTTCACGTAAAGCATATATAGGAATCCAAAATTTGGGAACTGTATTTACTCGAAGATTTGAAGCTGATCGCATTGGTAGCCAGGTTCCGATACGACTGATGCATTTGGAGGGGTTACATGAGCTATTTCTATCCAAATTTGTGAGTATTTTCTTATAACTTTGGTTGCTGTTGCTTCTTCATAGAACATTTTAGGATGGCAGCGATTGATTAGTAAATACCTGTGTTTCAAGATATTgtgcatatatgttttataatctAGTTTGAAAATACAAGGCGTGCACGAAATTTAGTTATCtatcctctcttatctctgaTACATTAGAACTGGGTTACATGAGCTATTTCTATCCAAATTTGTGAGTATTTCTTATAACTTTGGTTGCTGTTGTTTCTTCATAGAACCTTTTAGGATGGCAGTGATTGATTAGTAAATACCTGTGTTTCAAGAtattgtgcatatatattttataatctagTTTGAAAATACAAGGTGTGCATGGAATTTAGTTATCTATTCTCTCTTATATCTGATACATTAGAACTGGGACATGAGAGTTATTTCCTGTACAACCCACTTGTGTTATATCctcataaatcataaaataatcAGTGTTAAtcaaatggagggagtatcatgGAAGCAAGTTTATTTGCATTTGCCATCACATTATGATTTGAACCTCACAATTGAGATACATATTGTTTGAAATTCGAACTTGATCATGCAAGATCTACTGAAATCTGAAAGGTTTGCCTCATTTTTAAACACCAGAAGTATTCAACCTTTTCGAAGAAAATTTACATATGATGGATAATTGGATATACGAAAGGGGGGATTCCACCTAATACCACTCAACAATTAGTCCATTACATTTGAACTTATAGAAATATATCACCTGTTTTTATTCAGCAGTTATCTTGTTCTCTGACTCTTCAAAGCCACAGCACTGATTTGCACTGCTTTGCTACTCTGTTACATGGGTgacctgtattttttttttctgtttggagGTTTTATCCTCTACAGATTTTCCTGCAAGGGTAAAGGTAAACTTCTCCATGAAGCTTTCCTACAGGACTCCTGAATATGATTATGATAATGAGGAAACTTTAGTGTCCGAAGCTAATGAGCCAATAGCGGAAAATGAAGTTGTAAACCATCCAAAAAAACAATGGGATGACGACTGCTCTTGGGCAGAGTGGTATTCTGCTGAGGATCCAGTCAAAGGTAACtatgacctttttttttccttgtggcAACTTTGCtactcttttgttttttgaataatttgttttgaaaaaaaaatgatcttcgAAGTTATTTCCAGAACAAATAATGCGGCAAGGAAGTTGCAGATAAATGTAGAGTTAACAGGGGAAATATGGGAAACATGCATTATGAATTATGATGCCAAATATTTGTGGAACAAGATATTGTTCAAAAGCAACAAGTGTTAAAAAAGTGTTAAAGAAATGGAAACAGTAATATTTACTCCCAAAAATAACACAAGTGGAAAATAGTAACCTTACACATGGATTTAATCATCAAGAGCAGCCAAACAATACCACTTAATGCTATCAAAAATTGATCTAGcagtttatattataattatcaTATTAACTTTAAAGAATATTTCCTATTATATGTGCCATTCTATTATTTGTCAGCACGTTTTCTTTATAGTTCTGATGCATATCATTGTGATTGATACTGGGACTTGGTTGACATAAGTGCAAATGAATCATGAACCATGACATCTTGACCTAGAAATCCAACTTTCCATGTCAGAGAAGGTCGAATAATTCTTCTTCACATTCTCTTTTATACTAATAGAATCCTAACAAGGGCCAAGCAACACTGCATACGATATGCTCTGAGAAGTTCAATTGCAATGAAGATACAAACTTTTACAGCATATCTCTATTTTTTCTAGTAGTTGTTGGTAATTGGTATGTTTGGAAGTATGCTCTGCCTCATGTATTTACTATTTAcataactatttataatttacatGTGCCATGTATTTTAGGTTTTGAGTTGACTGCCATTTGGGGAGAGAGAGTGTTTGAGGAGACCCTTGAGATGGCTGAGGTTGAAAATGCCTCGTCATTTGATGCTGATAGCTGGCTTCTTCACCCAATTGTATCACCATACATGTAAGATAACTTGTAAATTCCTTGTGATATATGCACCTTAGAATTACTTTCATACTTTTTACATCAATTTTACTTCAACCTGCTATTTGCATTACCTCTTTTACCTCTGCTGGatctattcttttttatttatgtttgtacTGTGGACCAGGATTGATGATTCTATtggaaagtttgtgggatttgCATCCCAGCTACAACTCTTGGTAAAAGCATTTGAATCATCAGCAGAGGCACAGTTTTTGGAGGATTTTGTTGCAGGTTAAGAGCTTCATGCATGTCTCAAATTTTTGAAAGCAATGCAGCTATTATTATTCAGCATTTTCTGATTTTAATCTGTCGTGTTAGACAGCAGATACTTCAGGCCaggaaaattcaaaatctacCATTACTGTACCTCCACCATCTGTTGTTGATCGTGTTATGAAAGATCTTTTCAATGATGGTATTTATCTGTTCTCCTTCCACCTCTTACCAAATTCGATTCATGAATCATTATATAGTGAGCATAATTGCCAAACCTAATGTATGACCCATAATGCTGTACTAGAGCAGTTTAGTAATTAGGCTGGTTCATCTTTTTGCATTGTACTTCAGAAGTTCGCAAAGCTCATCTGCTACATCCACAGTAGCTGTACTTTACTTGAGGAACATGGTCATATTCTTTGTTTAGTAAGTAGATAGATCAGTTGATCTGAGGCTGACAACGTTCCTCTAGCCTACATGGAGTATGGATGACTGCCTAAAAACGTTCTCTTGGGATGGCCATGGTTTGGCAGGAGCAGGAGTATGCTTGTGCAGTGTTGTACTTCGTGTCTAGTTCTATGCCTTGTTTGTAGCCTCGCCTGCTTGAACTGACAGTCATTCCATTTACTCCCATGGCTACATTTATCTTCTGGTTTCTCAATGCCAATGGTGCCCTTTTTGGGTTGTAGACTGAAATGACCTTGCTGAGAAACAAATACATAATCATTGCTTATGACGCTATCTTGAATTTCACTTCACTTCTGCACATTTCGATAGTTCATTTGGATAAGGGAATTGATAAACTCTTATGTTTCTATTTGTCAGAGGTTGGGAACTCAAATTATGTGGATGCAGAAAATAAGTATGGCCGTGCCATGAAAGGAGCACCTTCAGATTCGCTCTTTGCCCAATTCTGCTTGCATGCACTATGGTTTGGCAACTGCAATATACGAGGCTTGTGTTTTGCCCTGCACTTTCTTATAGTGTCTATGTTTTAATATGATGAGCACTATTATTAATACTTGGACTTATTTGTTGTTTCAGCAATAGCTGTCCTGTGGATTGACTTTGTGCGTGAAATTCGTTGGTGCTGGGAGGAATCAGAACGATTACCGAGGATGAAGACCACATCTAAGATCGACCTCTCTACTTGTCTGATACACCAAAAGTTGCATATGGTACTTGTACTGTTGTCCTTTTAGTTCTTTCCATTTGAGAGGTTACCAGCCTGTTACCAAATGCTACTATCTTATGTTGTCCGTTGATATTAAGTGAAAATCATAGCTCGTGTTAATGGTATATACATGcattgtgtattttttttgctactttGCTTATCAAAAGTAGATAATAGACCTGCTTTTGACTTCTATTGGGGACACATATTCGGTCTATTTGTTTGCGTGTTTCCACAAGGTGTTGTTTGGTAAATTGGTAATTCTAACTACTACTTCGGCCGTGTTCTTTTGGTGATGAAAAAATATCTGAtcttttatagttatttattggtaaatgattgaattaactactaaaaagttgaaaatctactCTAGAAAAGCaagatgaacttttatatataaactttttgcaaaaaatatatcatttagcagttcgggaagcatgcatgcaaaagctggggaaaaaaaaaatctgagaaTAAGCTGtgtaaaagaacacagcctttCATAGTAGCCCATCTCCCATCCTACTTGAGTACGTACGGCATTGTTCATCTGATAGTTATTGTATGTCTCACAAATGATTGATTGTACAAATCTAGCCATTCTATGAGCAGGGTTCTTATGAGCTTAATTGTATTTTCATTTTGAGTGGCAAACAGTTGCCACTTGCATATTTTAACATTACTCCCTGCTACACTTGTATTGTGTTTTCTGGATATACTGTTTTCTGATAGATCAGCATACTTacttaattttgtgatttttttcctcgTAAGCTTGCAATATGCATTGAGAGAAAGAAATCATTGAGTCGTGAGAAGAGTACTGATCATGCACATGAAGATGGTATTTCAAATAATGAGGTAATATCTGATACAATATAGCTTGTGCACTCAAAATTTGAAGAATTTgattctaactttttttttattacgaACAGGCACAAAACAAGACTCGTAAAGGATCAGCAGGTGTCGTCCCCTCGATGATGCTTCTGAATACATTTCAAGAAATGCATGTACCATATACTCAGGTTCTGTTTGGCCTATGTCTTCTTCAGATTTAATATGGAGTGCACACACACCCTGCTTATTTTCACATCAGTTTCTTAGGATGCACTTTTGATGACTGAAGATATGCATGAAGAAAGGCTCCATGCTGCTGAAGCTTTTGGAAATGCTGTTGTAAGTTCTTGAACTTGCagttaaaatgaattaatgGTCCACATGTTTTTGTTTCGTAGATTTCTAGTGCATCTAGTTATTGAAGCCTATGTAAGTGGCATAGGGTGATATGCACAAATGCGCATTCTGTCATAATATATGTGTACATTGtcatttcatcttttttgttATTGTCTGAAGTGTACTATATCGTACTTGTCTAAAATTATGTCATTCCTCTGTTACTACAGGGATTGTCTGGTCAATTGGAACGGGATGTATTATCTTCTGGTCAGTTTTTTAGTGCTTGCCATATGCTATCATTTGTTTAGTACTCAAATAACTACTACACTGaagaattttgttttatttcttatGCTGAATGATCAATGGGCACAATTTCTTTGGTGAATGCTGTCCTTTTCTGTTTGTCTTATTGTAGAATTTCATTTGTTACTAATAAGAAATTCTCCATGCATAGATATGTCTGCTTTTAAAGCTGCAAACCCAGATGCTGTTTTTGAAGATTTTATTCGGTGGCACTCACCTGGTGACTGggtgagtgaggacaaagcaGAGGGTTATTCAGGTTGGCCACCCAAAGGAAGGCTTTCTCAGCGTATGTCTGAAAATGGGAATATGTGGCGTAAAATCTGGAATGATGCTCCTGCTTTACCTGTCTCCGAACAGAGATCTATGCTTGATCCTATTCGAGAGGGAGAAAAGGTGGTTTGATCTTTAACCCATGCACATGTAATTTTTCTTTAGGATGACGTGGCACCTATGTAGGGTTGGTTGTTCAGTTATAGTTTGTCTACAAATTATGTATGTTAAAGGCTACAAGacagaaaaatatgatagattGGCACATTTTTTAGGTGGCAGATGGAATTTTGAACTGTATAcattgaagaaaaagaaatcataGCCACCATATATGATAATATTCAAATGATTTCTctactaaacttttacatgTATGTGGTGTCCAGGTACTTCATTACCTTGAAACATTAAGACCACAGCAGCTCCTCGAGCAAATGGTCTGCACTGCCTTCAAATCATCAGCAGACATACTGAACAGAACCACATATGGTGGATTTAAATTGATGAAGACTAAAATGGATCAGCTACATGCTACATTGGCTTCAACATTGAAGTCTGTCCAAGgtgcatatttataataaaaccGTGCCTAAACTGTAGTATCTATAGTCACATTGTGTCCAAGATGGGTGCACTAATTTTCCATGGGATGCCTTTGTTGTGATGTGTTGGTtttatcttcatgtttccttcTTTATCCGAACAACCATATGATCAATTATTTTGACAGGTAAATCTGACATCAGTGACTTATCTGGTGACTTGAAGCGGATTTGTCAAGTTTTTGAGCACATTGAGAAGTTACTTATTCTCGCTGCCTCAGTGCACCGAAAACTTGCAGATGCTCCACGTCTGGCTCAAGCAATTTTTGCTGATTACTTTAATTACTATCTACCAAAAATGGGTACTAGCTTGGAAAGTGTTTGCTATGAGAAGGTCAGTGCTAGTCCTTACCTTTGTTTGTCACTCCTCCACGCATTAACTAAACTGAAGCCAATGAAACTGTTGATTCAGATCTCAAACTATTTATGTGCTTGCTTGTGTCCCCTTCCCTCAGCCCCCTATCCCCCCTATTTTGGTGGGAGACGTTCTTTTAAGTGATGTTCCAGTTGTCACCACTCCACTATGCACTTCACAAATTTCCTTTACTAGGCAAAGCGTCCTCCATGACGCTGTTCTTGTtgtaacccccccccccccccccccccccccccgtccCCGCTTCTTCGTGAACTcttgtaattaattttctgCTCTCCTTTTTATAATAGACACCCCGCAAGgggcttaaaaaaaaaacaagtttcctTTACATGTGCTATATGTCTACTATGTATAGCCTTTTCCCACCAGATAAGCGATGACCATTATGAAGGGTACAGCCAAGTCTAAACTTTCCTTTTATGTAATAGTGAGCTTCTTCTGTCTGTGTGCTGGAGGTATTTCATTAAGAGTGATGCCCctacttatttttagttacACTGGATTTGTTAATTTAAGctgtataaaattatttcatccgtttcataatataagattttctagtctgacttaaattaatatggatgctaatataTCTAGACTTATATGCAaaccatatacattgattatagataaatctaggcaaagctaaaaagtcttatagtaTAGAACTGATGGTAGTTTATTAGGATCTCTGCAATACATGGGTAAGTTTTTCCTGTCATTTTCTAAGTCTGTCTtcctgttttctttttaatttctgACGTAGGAGTTCACTGCTAAGGAAAAGGTGGCGATGCATGAGAGAGATGCTGTATCAAACCTGTTTCCTCCGCCAACTGCTAACCAATCATGGAGGAAAGTTTTGAGCATGGGAAATCTTTTGAACGGCCATGAACCTATACAAAGAGAAATTGTATTCTCTGTCATTGAGAGAATAAGCAATGGCCACTATTCGAGCCCAACTCCATTAAGTACAGATGAACAGATTGAGACACATCGGATGTATATTTCTGGGACATCGAATGATCTTTGGGTTGCATTATCTGTGACATCCTGGGATTGAGCACTCCGATGTATATCTATGGGTTGATAGGAGTATCCAGTTGAGCCCAGAAGACTGGATCATGGGGTATCAGTGATGGTTAGTGGTGCGTCTGATTAAGCAGTTCACACGATGTTATCAACAAAGGAAAGTATCAGTTCGCCATCCACGAAAAGTGACAGTGGGGAACTTCATGAAAGAAGGAAGAAGTTTAATCTCGCAGcaatcagaattcagaaaattGAACCATTTCATGGGAGTATACCAAGTAAACTCTTTGATCTGTTTTCCGGTGGGGTATGTGGGATACACAGCTGCACTTTGGGTGGAGGGATTTTTCTAGGAGTGATTGAATTGCAATTTACACGGATGATAATGTGCTAAATGCCAGCAGAACCGTTTGTGTTGGGTCCTGTTTGCATATTAGGTGAAAGAAATTGAATTGTAATGTACACGGAGGTGCACGAAAAGAAATGAGTGCAAGGTCTTGCATGCTTGCGTTGCATGGGTGGTTTGTTCACTCAGCTTTTGTGTCATTTTTTCTTCTAGTTTTCAGAAAGGAAACAATTAGTGTTCGCTTGAGGTTACCCCATGTTCTTTGGCGAATCTAAGGTTAGCCAgggtgaaaataaaaacttaaaaaatgatctttatGGACTCAGCTTCACAAAGTGAAGAGTTTTAGAGcttatggtatattttttcctcAGGTATACTGTATATGCATTGTAGTGCTAGTGCTGAAGCATGGACCTGTACGAGTGCAACAGCCAACAAATTGATGCCCTACTGAGAGTCTGGTGCGCGGAGAGGTCAACCCTTTTAAATAGATCAGACTAATTAGGTTGCATAAATACACAATATATAGCTTTTAGTCACTTTATTATTACTGATGACCTGAGACCTAAAACCTAGACAGAAACATGGAACTACCCTGTGTTCATATGTTCCCCATCATTCAAGCATCATCATCTCCATCTGGCAGCACCTTCTTGATATTGGCGTGGTCGTCTTCATCAGGCTTAAGCCTGATATCGCCGGAGTCGTAATAACTGACCCTGTTGCCTCCCTCCGCTAGCTCCAGTACGGTCGGAGTCG from Oryza brachyantha chromosome 3, ObraRS2, whole genome shotgun sequence carries:
- the LOC102712704 gene encoding rab3 GTPase-activating protein catalytic subunit isoform X2, with the protein product MASTSSSSSSKYAKHRRIGEDEEEEAEEEAEEELERFDDFTIASSWERFISEIEAICRQWLADGPKILMQKGAESVPSFENLYVVKRELKHGKRVYCMEYHFTKSAKGKHSYWDDDTHSMQLSFGVNEFLIIAPLSASGVVLDDPESTKLLSSVAIALSNCGGNWPAFVPVHDPSRKAYIGIQNLGTVFTRRFEADRIGSQVPIRLMHLEGLHELFLSKFVLSSTDFPARVKVNFSMKLSYRTPEYDYDNEETLVSEANEPIAENEVVNHPKKQWDDDCSWAEWYSAEDPVKGFELTAIWGERVFEETLEMAEVENASSFDADSWLLHPIVSPYMIDDSIGKFVGFASQLQLLVKAFESSAEAQFLEDFVADTSGQENSKSTITVPPPSVVDRVMKDLFNDEVGNSNYVDAENKYGRAMKGAPSDSLFAQFCLHALWFGNCNIRAIAVLWIDFVREIRWCWEESERLPRMKTTSKIDLSTCLIHQKLHMLAICIERKKSLSREKSTDHAHEDGISNNEAQNKTRKGSAGVVPSMMLLNTFQEMHVPYTQDALLMTEDMHEERLHAAEAFGNAVGLSGQLERDVLSSDMSAFKAANPDAVFEDFIRWHSPGDWVSEDKAEGYSGWPPKGRLSQRMSENGNMWRKIWNDAPALPVSEQRSMLDPIREGEKVLHYLETLRPQQLLEQMVCTAFKSSADILNRTTYGGFKLMKTKMDQLHATLASTLKSVQGKSDISDLSGDLKRICQVFEHIEKLLILAASVHRKLADAPRLAQAIFADYFNYYLPKMGTSLESVCYEKEFTAKEKVAMHERDAVSNLFPPPTANQSWRKVLSMGNLLNGHEPIQREIVFSVIERISNGHYSSPTPLSTDEQIETHRMYISGTSNDLWVALSVTSWD
- the LOC102712704 gene encoding rab3 GTPase-activating protein catalytic subunit isoform X1, whose amino-acid sequence is MASTSSSSSSKYAKHRRIGEDEEEEAEEEAEEELERFDDFTIASSWERFISEIEAICRQWLADGPKILMQKGAESVPSFENLYVVKRELKHGKRVYCMEYHFTKSAKGKHSYWDDDTHSMQLSFGVNEFLIIAPLSASGVVLDDPESTKLLSSVAIALSNCGGNWPAFVPVHDPSRKAYIGIQNLGTVFTRRFEADRIGSQVPIRLMHLEGLHELFLSKFVLSSTDFPARVKVNFSMKLSYRTPEYDYDNEETLVSEANEPIAENEVVNHPKKQWDDDCSWAEWYSAEDPVKGFELTAIWGERVFEETLEMAEVENASSFDADSWLLHPIVSPYMIDDSIGKFVGFASQLQLLVKAFESSAEAQFLEDFVAADTSGQENSKSTITVPPPSVVDRVMKDLFNDEVGNSNYVDAENKYGRAMKGAPSDSLFAQFCLHALWFGNCNIRAIAVLWIDFVREIRWCWEESERLPRMKTTSKIDLSTCLIHQKLHMLAICIERKKSLSREKSTDHAHEDGISNNEAQNKTRKGSAGVVPSMMLLNTFQEMHVPYTQDALLMTEDMHEERLHAAEAFGNAVGLSGQLERDVLSSDMSAFKAANPDAVFEDFIRWHSPGDWVSEDKAEGYSGWPPKGRLSQRMSENGNMWRKIWNDAPALPVSEQRSMLDPIREGEKVLHYLETLRPQQLLEQMVCTAFKSSADILNRTTYGGFKLMKTKMDQLHATLASTLKSVQGKSDISDLSGDLKRICQVFEHIEKLLILAASVHRKLADAPRLAQAIFADYFNYYLPKMGTSLESVCYEKEFTAKEKVAMHERDAVSNLFPPPTANQSWRKVLSMGNLLNGHEPIQREIVFSVIERISNGHYSSPTPLSTDEQIETHRMYISGTSNDLWVALSVTSWD